The genomic DNA TCCTTCTGGTGTGATGACAATCTCAGGCCTCCCAAACAGAGCCTCAGTGTGCTTCTCAATTATGCTAAAGGCTTCCTTTGATCTAATTGTAGCGCATCTTTGAAGAGTATCAGAATCAAAGGACATGACATAGGACCGCAGCCGACAGGGTTTCATTCCATTCCCAAGCCCACCTTGGGTAAAGCCTGGTGAAGACCATGATGATGCCTCGTGATGAGTTAATTCTGTTCGAGTGGATGGTCTTGACTCATCTGGGATTGCTTGCCTAGTAGCACTCTCCTCTTCATCTGATCCCCAGGGGAGAATCTTCATTGATTTCTCAAGTTGGAATCTTTGGTCTACTCTCTTGAGGAAGTAGCCATACATGACAGAAGCAGCATAAACTTGGCCAACCCTAAGCTTGCTAATAGGCGCCACCGAGTCGGAGTCACCCAGCCGCTGCCCCAGTATAAGAGCGAGGTGATTCTTAATCATTTCGTAAGCTTCAGAAGAATGTAACTTTTCAAGCTTTTCATCCTGGGATGGCCACTGATCAACCCTGCTGGAAGGATCTGATTGAGATATTGCAGGGACCAAGGAAACATCAGCTTCAACAAACTTTTGAACAACTAATGCATATAATATCTCTTCCAGTGCCCTTATCCTCTCGTTAGCTTTGACCTCAGCAATTCTCCTATAAAAAAGAAGAAAGTACATAAATCTCTTCCAACAGTTTTAGCCCTTAGTTCGTTCACAGAATTGGAATTGACAGAG from Zingiber officinale cultivar Zhangliang chromosome 4A, Zo_v1.1, whole genome shotgun sequence includes the following:
- the LOC121971727 gene encoding UV-B-induced protein At3g17800, chloroplastic-like; translated protein: MEAVASLRSPQILYKNTGFGRSSSVFAAHRIGFLSFESKARLGFKGHFPIHLSKHGQQRLAARRSIIRASSSSSMEDSSRIAPLQLESPVGQFLSQILVNHPHLLPAAVDQQLEQLQTDREAEMNKEEPAPSETDIVLYRRIAEVKANERIRALEEILYALVVQKFVEADVSLVPAISQSDPSSRVDQWPSQDEKLEKLHSSEAYEMIKNHLALILGQRLGDSDSVAPISKLRVGQVYAASVMYGYFLKRVDQRFQLEKSMKILPWGSDEEESATRQAIPDESRPSTRTELTHHEASSWSSPGFTQGGLGNGMKPCRLRSYVMSFDSDTLQRCATIRSKEAFSIIEKHTEALFGRPEIVITPEGTIDSSKDELIKISFAGLRSLILEAVTFGSFLWDVETYIDCRYHFVTN